In the genome of Bacteroidota bacterium, the window CTCTATGTTGAGTTGCCACAGACAGGTCCAGTTATCCTCGCAGGAGACCTCTATGTATTCCGCGTGGGTCGTGAACAACGGCGTGTACTTCCCATTGATAATGACTCAAATCAAAGCATCGTATCAATGGAGCGCCTCGAAAAATTTATTGAAGACACTGGTTCTACCCTCTGGATAGGGCACGATATGGCTCAGTACAACCAGGCTGAGACTGCCGCTGATGTCCTTACAATACATTAATATAACGGGTCCGCATTACAACGCCGCTGTCTGTACTAAATTGCTCAAAACAGAACAACGGAAATACGTAGACACGAAAAAACACAGAAAATGCCTCCAATTTCCAAATCGCATAAATAACCCAAACATGCAAAAAGGCACGCGTCAAAGCCTGGCATGTAACTCATTGATTGGCCTGAGCGTAGCACCACACAAATCCCCACGTTAATGGACATTGCCGCTACATGATGATTTCCTCTCGTTCAGAAAAGCATCCATCTTCAGCGGAATCATCGTTGACAACCGACGATAAAGCCACAACTCAAAACCAGCGATTGCCGGCACTTGGCCGTGTATTCCTCTTTTGGATGGGATACCTGGCGATCATTGCTTTGGGCGCACAGCCCAAACTCATGGCACCCGAACAATGGCAACAAATGACATGGGGACTCGTGAGTAGCCTGTTACTACTCCCCCTTGTGCTGCTCTTTGTACGATGGGAGAAAATTTCCTTTCGCCACATAGGAATGAAATTCAATGCAGGAAGTCTTTTGCGTGGCCTTGTCGGCACCCTGATCGGCATAACAATCTTTGGCGTTATTCTCCTGCTCATCGCATTGGCAGCCGGCGCAGGCGCTGTACAATTTGAATTGAATACGGGTTGGCAGCTTGGCGCCGTGGGAGGTATTCTCGCAACGACCTTCGCCCTCTCGTGTATGGAGGAAATTGGATTCAGAGGGTACTCTTTATGCATGATGGTTAATAGCCTCGGGCTTTGGCCGGCACAAATCATTGTTGTCATTGCCTTTGGCCTCTGCCATATCGCTTTTGGCTGGGGCTGGAACGCCGTGCTAATGGGCGTCATACCCGCTGCGCTGCTATTTGGTATGGGTGCCACAGCCTCACGTGGTCTGGCTATGCCCATTGGCTTACACGCCGGCGTTAATCTCGCCCAGTGGGCCATTAGCGAAGACAGAGCCAATCCCGATGGTATTTGGATGCTTATCATCAGTGAAGAGGCGCAATCCTATGTAGCGGCAATCTCGCCCTTCATCAACATTGGCGTTATCTTGCTCGCAACAGGTGCGTTTTGGTACTGGCACAAAACCCGGCCAGTCGAACAACGCAACTAACCGCTTTTCTCGCGCGGTTGTCATCTACAGCACGCACACTTTTCAGACCGCTGGATGAATCATTCGTTTGCCGGCGTAGTTTTGTTGTGCTGCCGCATTGAAACAGTGAAGCATAAAGCCCACTGATCATTCCCGCCTTTTTAATACCATCGACCAAAATGACCAATAACGACGTCTTGCGCCGTGTTCGCTACACTTTTGATTTTGATGACTCAAAAATGATTGCCATCTTTGGCGCAGCAGATCACGTGGTAACGCGGAGCCAGGTCAGCGACTGGTTGAAGAAAGAAGAAGACGAAGCGTATCAGGCGTGCAGCGATACTGAGCTGGCAATTTTCCTGAACGGCTTGATCAACGAGATGCGTGGCAAAAAAGACGGACCGCAACCCATACCAGAGAATCGCCTAACCAACAACCTCATTTTCATGAAGTTGAAAATTGCGCTGAACCTGAAAGCGGATGACGTATTGGAAATTCTCGAGATGGCCAACATCCGCATAAGTAAACATGAGCTAAGCGCCTTTTTTCGCAAACCCGGCAACCGGCATTACCGCACGTGTAAAGACCAGATTCTGCGCAATTTCCTGGCCGGCATGCAGCAGAAGTACCGCGACAATAAGCAAACCTAGCCAATGCCAGCAGGCCAGCTATTCTTTGATCCTGCATCGTCACCCAATCAATCAGGTAGCCTGTCTGGTGGCTCCGCTATAGCATGGAATCATCTGGTAACACTAAAAACCGTTTGGCGTCGGCATTGTATAACAACCTCATGCATCAATGATTTAGAACATCACCGATCATGATCTGACCTAAAAAACCTCAACCCTGCACTTTCATGCGACTATCGGGATATTTGTTGCTCTTTTTTAGTCTTTGCCCAAGTGCGCGTGCACAGCCCGCCTCTTTTCATCTCGAGTCGGGGGTAGCAACAGGTCAGCCTTTTTATCAATGTGGATATGGAACTGTAGGATCAATTACATCGAAAGTCGCGCTGAGCTTTAAAATCGGAGCCACGTTCCCCATCAAGCCATCTTTACAGTTGAACTCGGGAATACGCTATACGCCCTTCTCTTGCAAGGCTACCCTTGTAGCTTTATATAACGACCAAATCGGAATTGCCAGTGGCACACAACAAACAAAACAACATCTCTTAGCCATTCCGCTACATCTAAAAATAGCTCTTGGACGCGGATACCTATTATACGGCCCGGACATTGTTCTACTGGCACATGCACGACAGATGAACACCTGGGAGGAATGGACTACATTCCAATCAGCATCTAGCAATCGCAACAGAGATTTTGCCAGGCTCAATGTGATGTTTTCGCTCGGCGCGGGGCTAGAGTTTCGCCTTCATACGCAAACTGTGTACGTGCAATTGCTCATTAGTCGCGTGGCGTACAGCTACAATGAAAACAAACGTGCTTATGTCTCAGGCTACCAACAGGAACTGTATCTGAGTATGGGAATCCGGCTATAATAAACGGGTGATATCGGAAGCCGAACAATGGACCTGAATTCAACAAAAGATTCTGTTAAGCGCCGGCGATTTCCCTGCTCAATTTTTTGATTGTTTGGGAGGTCGCCCTTCGCAACCGCCCCAGGTTACCCAGCCATGCCGTCCATGCCATGGTTTTGATATTTTTATCACCAAGCGATTTGATATGGCACATGGTTTCGATTCTTTCTGCTGCCTCCAGCTGAAGCTTCAGGTTTGATTGAACGGCCAGTTCAAGCTCAAGCGCTTCAGCATCTTTTACATGGCCATTCTCCCGCAGAATGGCAGCGACCTTTGTCCCTTCCCGCATCAATGCTGTCTCGTTCATCTTTGGATAAGCCTCTGTGCCGTTTTCATCGTTTGCGGACTAACTCTGCATGTGCATCAGGCAGAAGGTCAAACAAGCTAGCTTCCGTTTTCCACTACACCGTCCCTGCCTGGCCAGACTGAATCAAGTCCAGCATCAAGTCCAGCATCACGATCAGATCAAAAAACACGCCCAAAGTAAATTGTCCACATGCCCTAGTGCGCGTAGCTGCCGGCATTAACATCAATCGACGTGCCGGTAGCATGATCTGCCATTCCGCTCGCCAGCAGCACAACCAGTGGCGCGATGTCTGCCGGCTCCGTCAACCGGTTCAGCGCGATGTCATCCCGGACGTAGTCTTCACCATAGGTCTCGATAAAATCTGCCGCCATATCTGTCCGTGTAAACCCAGGCGCAACAACAAAGGCCTTGATCTCATCTTTGCCAAAACCGCGCGCAACTGATTTGGTGAGCGCCACCATGCCGGCTTTAGATGCCGCATAGGTCATATAGTCTGGCTGATCGCCCCGAAAAGCAGCCCTTGAAGCAATGTTAACAATGCGGCCACCACCGTTGACTTGAAAGTGTGTGATGGCGTGCCGTGAAAGGAGTTCAGCCGCCATCAGGTTTACCAGCATGGTGTGTTGCCATCCGGCAAACCACGTTGCTGAATCTGCAGCCATTGGGATTTGCACAGATACACCGGCATTGTTTACCAGTACATCCAGCCGGCCCATTTCTGCAACCACACGTGCAAACAACGCATCACAAGCTTCAGGGTCTGCCAGATTGGCTCGTATCGCAAACGCACCGTTACCCAGCGCTGCAGCCAATGCTTCAGCCGGTGCAGCCGTATTGTTGTAGTGTACCGCCACGCGCGCGCCCGCTTCACCCATCGCCTGCGCAATGGCTTTGCCGATGCCTCGGCTTGCGCCGGTCACCAGTACGGTTTTCCCTGTAAGATCGATGTTCATGTTGCTGCCCGTTTACCTGTACGTCCGGGTCTGCACGGACGTCACCGTACTGTCCACCGGCACAATATCAAATCCAATACGCCCCAAGACCCGATCATCTTCCGTTTTCACGTCGATCCGCCAGGCGCCGGCCTCTACAAAGCGTTTGCGGGTGTATGTCCGGTACCCACCGCGCCGGCCCCCTTCGATGTCCACAGCAATGTGGTCTGTCTGTACCCAGTTGTCTTTCTCTTCATCAAAATGATGCCACGCGTGGTAGATATTGGTCTCCAGCTCAGCCGGCGCATAAATGGCTGCAAACCCAAAGACCGTATCCCCCTCTGCATAATAGAAGCGTTCGTCTGAATCCACCCAGAACTCGTACCACTGGGGCGTCGCATACGCCAGCACAAAATCATCCCCAGACCGCTCAACCCGGCGAAAAACATCCCCTTCCTTCAACGAAAGCGGCACCGGAGGAATCCAGTTCTGCATGTAAAACACGTTCAACATCACAAACAACCCCACCAAAATCGAGGCAATGTAGTACACTGGTCTTTTTCCCTCAAAGATGTTCTTCCGGTCTAGCAGATACAGCATCGCGCCGGTAATCCACAATCCGATCACACAGCTGATAATGAATATACCGTACCCCAGTTGCTTGAAAACAATGGGCAAGAAGAAAATAAAGAAAGAGACACAAGCCAGATAATACAGCGCAAATAGCAGGTACGGATTCAGCAGCCGGCTTTGCAAAAATTCGTTGGCAATCAGCAGGATCACCAGTATGACGATGAAAATCATACTTTCCGAAAAGAGGGATGTGCTCTGCAGGTAGAAAATGAAATAGGCGCTAAAGAGCGCGCCAAGGAAAAATTGAATGACTGCCGGATACCAGGTACGGTATTTCAACAACCAGGGTGTCTGAATTTCGCCACGCTCAACAATCAGCGCAGTAACGATAAGCGTTCCCAGTACGATGATGTAGATCAAAAGCAGGGACGTATCCAGGAGGGCATCAATACGATCAAGCGTTGCGCTATCCCAAGCCACACCTCCAAAAAAGAAGGCAGCAGGGACGTATCGCTGGTACTGCTTGTAAAAGGCAACAGACTTTACGGCGGTGGGGCTTGTACCGGACCAGGCTCTGATGCGGTTTTCCAGTCGATCAAAAAAGCCGGCTTCCTTATCCGGGTTCGGGGGGCCTTCCAATGCTTCCATACACTCCGCATGGGTAAAAACTTAGACGAACAGGCTGGCACCCAATATGCAAAATCCTGCGCTTAAATCTGTACCCTATCCACTCCTCTTGCCGGCATTTTTGCCAGAAATTGGCAATATATCCGGACTTACGCAGCAGAAACTTTCGGCCGGCGCCACAGCGGGACCGACGAACAGGGTTCGCCATACATCAGTTTGCGTGCTACCTGCTGTAGTTTCTGTGTCGCAGTCATGTATGCATCCATAGGCACAACCTTGTTGCCACACCCTTTGATGACCACAATCCGATCCTGGTACTTTGCCCAGTCGACTGATTCGAGGGCCCGCACAAAATGTCCGCGAATCACCGCTTCTTCTTCCCCAAATCCAACCACAAACGCGTGGCCTTCCAGCTTCGAAGCAATCAGCATGTATGCCCAGATGGGTACGATGGCGTCAGCAGAGCAGTGCACAGCAACCACTTTGCCAGCATACACTGCCCAGTCATGGGCCTTTACTTCCGGACGGAAATCTTTCTCTTTGAGGATCAGGCCCTGAAAAAGGAACGGGGCCAGGTCAAATGAAACTACCTCCGGGGTAGCACCATCAACCTGCCAGAGCGCGGCCAGGTCGAACACCTCGATATCACTTTCTGCAACACGGTTTACGATGG includes:
- a CDS encoding DUF2480 family protein produces the protein MEPIVNRVAESDIEVFDLAALWQVDGATPEVVSFDLAPFLFQGLILKEKDFRPEVKAHDWAVYAGKVVAVHCSADAIVPIWAYMLIASKLEGHAFVVGFGEEEAVIRGHFVRALESVDWAKYQDRIVVIKGCGNKVVPMDAYMTATQKLQQVARKLMYGEPCSSVPLWRRPKVSAA
- a CDS encoding lysostaphin resistance A-like protein, translated to MMISSRSEKHPSSAESSLTTDDKATTQNQRLPALGRVFLFWMGYLAIIALGAQPKLMAPEQWQQMTWGLVSSLLLLPLVLLFVRWEKISFRHIGMKFNAGSLLRGLVGTLIGITIFGVILLLIALAAGAGAVQFELNTGWQLGAVGGILATTFALSCMEEIGFRGYSLCMMVNSLGLWPAQIIVVIAFGLCHIAFGWGWNAVLMGVIPAALLFGMGATASRGLAMPIGLHAGVNLAQWAISEDRANPDGIWMLIISEEAQSYVAAISPFINIGVILLATGAFWYWHKTRPVEQRN
- a CDS encoding DUF2914 domain-containing protein, translating into MEALEGPPNPDKEAGFFDRLENRIRAWSGTSPTAVKSVAFYKQYQRYVPAAFFFGGVAWDSATLDRIDALLDTSLLLIYIIVLGTLIVTALIVERGEIQTPWLLKYRTWYPAVIQFFLGALFSAYFIFYLQSTSLFSESMIFIVILVILLIANEFLQSRLLNPYLLFALYYLACVSFFIFFLPIVFKQLGYGIFIISCVIGLWITGAMLYLLDRKNIFEGKRPVYYIASILVGLFVMLNVFYMQNWIPPVPLSLKEGDVFRRVERSGDDFVLAYATPQWYEFWVDSDERFYYAEGDTVFGFAAIYAPAELETNIYHAWHHFDEEKDNWVQTDHIAVDIEGGRRGGYRTYTRKRFVEAGAWRIDVKTEDDRVLGRIGFDIVPVDSTVTSVQTRTYR
- a CDS encoding SDR family oxidoreductase, with product MNIDLTGKTVLVTGASRGIGKAIAQAMGEAGARVAVHYNNTAAPAEALAAALGNGAFAIRANLADPEACDALFARVVAEMGRLDVLVNNAGVSVQIPMAADSATWFAGWQHTMLVNLMAAELLSRHAITHFQVNGGGRIVNIASRAAFRGDQPDYMTYAASKAGMVALTKSVARGFGKDEIKAFVVAPGFTRTDMAADFIETYGEDYVRDDIALNRLTEPADIAPLVVLLASGMADHATGTSIDVNAGSYAH
- a CDS encoding DUF1456 family protein, translated to MTNNDVLRRVRYTFDFDDSKMIAIFGAADHVVTRSQVSDWLKKEEDEAYQACSDTELAIFLNGLINEMRGKKDGPQPIPENRLTNNLIFMKLKIALNLKADDVLEILEMANIRISKHELSAFFRKPGNRHYRTCKDQILRNFLAGMQQKYRDNKQT